CTTCTATGGCAAACATGACGGCTATGAAGTACGGTTTAATACCTATTATGAGCGCCAAATTATAAGCTTAGGGCAAGATAAATGGGTAATATTAGACTGGTTAGAAGCTCAAAAACCAGAGCAGTACACGTTACATTGGTTATGGGGAAATTTCCCAGTAAAACAAGAGGGTGACCAACTTATATATGAAACATCCAAAGGCAATTTCTATGGGAAGGTGCTATCGAATCATCCCTCGCTAAGGATTGACTTAACAAAAGGAACACCTTTATCCGCAGAAGGGCAGTTTGCCCCAAACTATTATGCGCTAAAGGCAACAACAGCTTTGAAAGCAAGTGTTCAAGCTCAATCTTGTTTATTTGTAACCGTCTTTGCCCCACAACCTTGCTCCGTTACATTAAAAGATCATGTATTAACGGTAAACGATCAAATCATGACAATTTCTAAACAATTATAGAATCAAAAGTTCCTTAGTTTCCTTTTTACGATTAAAAAACCTCTCTTCTCTAAGTAAAATAGTTATGAAAATCGTACATGTCGTAGGGGCACGCCCCAATTTTATGAAAATAGCCCCTGTTTGGAAAGCAATTTCTACTTTAACAGATTGGATCCAAACCCTTGTGCATACAGGACAACATTATGATGATAATATGTCCACTATTTTTTTTAATGAACTTGGTTTGCCTAAACCACATGTCAATTTAGAAGTAGGGGGTGGAACCCATGCTTATCAAACCGGACAGGTCATGATCTTATTCGAGGCTTTGATGCTCAAAGATCGCCCTGATTGGGTTTTGGTTTATGGAGATGTTAATTCCACAGCCGCCGCCTCTATGGTTTGTGCCAAACTCGGCATCAAAGTCGCCCATGTAGAAGCAGGGCTTCGCTCTTTTGATCGAGAAATGCCTGAAGAAATTAACCGATTGGTAACAGATCAATTGGCTGATTTACTCCTTACACCTTCATTAGATGGCAATTATAACCTGATAAGAGAAGGCATACATCCTGATAAAATTCATTTTGTTGGTAATGTAATGATAGACACGCTTATCCAGTTAAAACCACTTTCAGACCAGCAATGGGTTACACTAAGCAAAGACTTAAACATAGAAAAAAAATGCTTTATACTTGTAACGTTACACCGACCTTCAAATGTAGATGATGCAGCACAACTAACGCTTCTCTTAGCATCACTAGAGGAATTAAGCTCAAATATTAAGATCATTTTTCCTTTACATCCACGTACTCGCAATCGTTTAGTATCCCAAGGATATGACTTTAAAAGAAGTTCGCTTCATTTTATTGAACCTTTAGGTTATCTTGCTTTTCTTGCTTTGCAGGCTCACGCTAAAGTTGTTGTTACAGATTCTGGCGGTGTTCAAGAAGAAACAACCTATCTTGGCGTTCCTTGTCTTACGATGCGAGAAAATACAGAACGACCAGTAACCGTCACGGTTGGGACTAATAAACTTATTGGACGTGATGTACATCTAATGCTTCAAGAGTGCCAGCTTGTTCTTAATGGCACGTATAAAAAAGGTCAAATCCCGCTTTATTGGGATGGTAAAGTGGGCGCACGCATTGTCCAAGCGTTACAACTCTCTTAAAACTAAAGCCCTTTGTTGCTTATATCCATATGTTTCATACCCTCCTTATTCACCAAGGTTTTGTATCTCCTAAAGAGGCAGGAGGAACACGCCATTATGAATTTGCACGATACATTACAAAACGAGGAAATAAGTTTACGGTTGTCGCCAGTACACGTAACTACTTAAGTGGTAAGATGACGACGGCACAAGTTGAAGGCGACTTGGATGGCATAATGGTTTTGCGTGCCCATACACCAAGTGCACACCATAAAAGTTTTGTTTGGCGCGTATATGGTTTCTTAGTTTTTATGCTTTCCTCTTTATGGAAAGCCTTACGCGTCCCCAGTTTAGATATTATCATGGGAACATCCCCCCCCATTTTTCAAGCAGGCTCCGCGTTAGTTATTGCAAAACTAAAAAGAAAACCCTTCTTATTAGAAGTCCGAGATTTATGGCCTGAGTTTGCAATAGATATGGGTGTTTTAAAAAGCGTATTTTTAATTAAAATATCTCGTTGGTTTGAAAATTTTTTGTATAGAAATGCGGATCATCTGTTAGTAAATTCTCCTGCCTATAAAACATATCTTATCGAATATGGTGTACCAGAGCATAAGGTAAGTTTTATTCCCAATGGCGTTGACCCTGAAATGTTTAATACTCAAGGCGATGCAAGTCGTTATCGCAAAATATGGGGCATTGAAGAGAAGTTTGCGGTTGTTTATGCAGGCGCATTAGGGCCCGCAAATGATATCCCAACGATCTTACAAGCTGCGGCTAAAATTCAAGATACATCGAACGTTTTTTTTGTCTTTGTAGGGGATGGTAAAGAGCGTACACGATCTGAAGCTCTTACAGCAACATTGAATCTAAAAAATGTTAAATTTGTAGGTGGCTTACCAAAGTCTGAAATGGCTGATGTTTTAGCTGCGGCAGATGTAACTATCGCAACCCTGCAAAATATTCCAATGTTTACAACAACTTATCCCAATAAGGTTTTTGATTATTTGGCAGCAGGAAAACCGATTATATTTAATATTGATGGGGTAATTCGAGAGGTTGTGGAAAAAGCTGATGCGGGACTTTTTGTTCCTCCTGGCGATTCAGATGCCTTGGCAAAAGCCATTTTAACTTTAGAACATAAGCAAGGTGAACTAACAGAAATGGGACAGCGTGGTAAACAATATGTTGCAAAGAATTTCAACAGAAATGATCATGCAAAAGCTTTTTTAGCCTTATTAAACAAGTTGGCTCAGAGACGTACATAAATTTGTTTTTGTATATAAATCTCCCTTTAGCCTGCTTGCAATAACATTTTTAGGTAAAGAACTACGACAATGAAACGAGCGTTTGATATTATAGTGTCTCTGGTTGCACTCATTGTTCTTGCTCCATTCATTTTACTTTTGGCAGCCTGTGTCACTTATAAAATTGGGGCGCCTGTTTTATTTGCCCAAGACCGCCCCGGCTATAAGGGAAAAATATTTAGAATGTACAAGTTCCGAACGATGACAAATGAGCGAGATGCTTCAGGTGCTTTATTACCAGATGCCCAGCGGATGACCCCTATAGGACGTTTTTTACGTAGTACTAGTTTAGACGAACTTCCAGAACTATGGAATGTACTAAAGGGTGAAATGAGTTTGGTAGGGCCTCGTCCATTACTCGCACAGTATCTTGCTTATTACTCATCAGAACAAGCAAGAAGGCATAATGTAAAACCCGGTATTACAGGGTGGGCACAAGTAAATGGACGTAATGCTATTACCTGGGAAGAAAAGTTTAAGTTAGATACATGGTATGTAGATCATCAGTCTTTAGCGCTTGATATTAAAATACTTTGGATGACAATTGTCAAAGTTTTTAATAGGGACGGTATTAGTGCAGTAGGACATGAGACAATGCCATTATTTACAGGATCACACTATGACTAACAGGACGATCCGATTGACAGACCTGCCTTGGTGGAGGCTTTTTGATCTTGTAAAAGGTGTACTAAGATCTTTTATATGGTTTCGCAAAGCATCTTTAAAACATATTTCAGCCATTCATTCAGGGGCTAGAATTAAAGAGTGGAAGGGAAGTGTCATGCTGGGGCATAAATGTGAGCTACATGAACGCGTGATGATTTCTGCAACAGGTACACCAGAAAAAAAAGCATTGGTTCAAATTGGTAACCAAACAACAATTTGGTACAACACGGTCATTAGTGCAAGGCATGAGATTATTATAGGTGACAATTGCGCTATTTCATGGAACTGCACAATTATTGATGATGACATGCACACAATAGTTTACCCGTCTAATTATACACCTAAAGAACGCGGAAACTTTGTCCACTTAGGAAATCGAGTTTGGCTTGGAGCAAATGTAACCGTCTTAAAGGGTGTAACCATTGCAGATGATGTGATTGTAGCCGCAGGTTCTGTTGTTACAAAAGATTTGGCTTCCAAGTGGATTTATGCTGGAAACCCCGCAAAACCCATTGCACAAGTAGAGACGTGGTACTAAATCATTTGCGATAATGACAAAACTTGTAATTATTGGTGCAGGAGGACATGGTAAAGAGGTTGCAGACATCTTACTTGCACAACATAAAGAGAGCACAACTACCGTAGTTGCAGGTTTTATAGACGAAGATCCCGCCAAATACGGAGCCTATATAAACGGATTACAAGTACTTGGTAATACTAACTGGCTCTTCACACAGCCCATTCATGCTTATAAGGTGGTTGTGGCGATAGGGAATTTACAGGTACTAAAAAAAGTTGTCACTGAAATTAAGCAGCACGGCATTGCCCTTACAACTGCCATTTCTCCAGACGCACTTGTTTCACCTTCTGCCCAAGTTGGTGATGGGAGTATTTTATTTCCTCACACTTCTATTGGTGCAAACGTTCAAATTGGAGAATGTGTAACCTTAAATGTTGGGACAAGCGTAAGCCATGATAGTATAATTGGTAAGTACACAGGGTTAAATCCTGGGGTAAGATGTGCAGGGAGTGTTCAAATTGGAGAGGGGGCCTATATCGGCATTGGTACCAGTATCATCCAAGGACGTAAAATAGGATCATGGAGTACGATAGGCGCAGGCGCAGTTGTCATTAGAGATATTCCTGATCATGTAACAGCGGTAGGTATTCCCGCGAAGGTGATTAAAAGCAATAAATAAGATTTGTCAATTAAAACAAAAAAACTTTAAAACCATGGATAAAATTAGGACAACTCCTTTAGCACCATGGCCGCATTTTGATCAGGATGAAATTAATGCGGTTATGCGTGTTTTGCAATCAGGAAAAGTTAATTATTGGACAGGGCAAGAGTGTAAACAATTTGAAAAAGAGTTTGCAGCTTATGTTGGTACTCAGTATGCCATTGCTGTTGCAAATGGCACAAATACTATTGAACTCGCTCTTCATGCTCTCCGCATTCCGCGTGGAGCAGAGATGATTTTGACAAGTAGAACATTCATGGCTTCTGCCAGCGCGGCAGCAATCAGGGGCATTAAACCTGTTTTTGCAGATATTGATCCGATTACACAAAACGTAACAGCCGAAACGATCCGCAAAGTTATTACGCCTAATACAAAGGTTATCATGGCGGTTCACTTAGGAGGTTGGCCTTGTCCAATGGATGAAATTATGGGATTGGCTAAGGAGTTCAACCTTAAAGTCATTGAAGATTGCGCCCAAGCACATGGCGCTTCCTATAAAGGTATAAAAGTAGGAGCATGGGGGCATATTAACTCTTTTTCGTTCTGCCAGGATAAGATCATGACAACTGGTGGAGAAGGAGGAATGATTACCACTGATGATAAAGAACTATGGGAAAGAGCTTGGGCATATAAAGATCATGGCAAAAACTATGATACAGTTTATC
This portion of the Bacteroidetes Order II. bacterium genome encodes:
- the wecB gene encoding UDP-N-acetylglucosamine 2-epimerase (non-hydrolyzing), whose translation is MKIVHVVGARPNFMKIAPVWKAISTLTDWIQTLVHTGQHYDDNMSTIFFNELGLPKPHVNLEVGGGTHAYQTGQVMILFEALMLKDRPDWVLVYGDVNSTAAASMVCAKLGIKVAHVEAGLRSFDREMPEEINRLVTDQLADLLLTPSLDGNYNLIREGIHPDKIHFVGNVMIDTLIQLKPLSDQQWVTLSKDLNIEKKCFILVTLHRPSNVDDAAQLTLLLASLEELSSNIKIIFPLHPRTRNRLVSQGYDFKRSSLHFIEPLGYLAFLALQAHAKVVVTDSGGVQEETTYLGVPCLTMRENTERPVTVTVGTNKLIGRDVHLMLQECQLVLNGTYKKGQIPLYWDGKVGARIVQALQLS
- a CDS encoding glycosyltransferase family 4 protein, which produces MFHTLLIHQGFVSPKEAGGTRHYEFARYITKRGNKFTVVASTRNYLSGKMTTAQVEGDLDGIMVLRAHTPSAHHKSFVWRVYGFLVFMLSSLWKALRVPSLDIIMGTSPPIFQAGSALVIAKLKRKPFLLEVRDLWPEFAIDMGVLKSVFLIKISRWFENFLYRNADHLLVNSPAYKTYLIEYGVPEHKVSFIPNGVDPEMFNTQGDASRYRKIWGIEEKFAVVYAGALGPANDIPTILQAAAKIQDTSNVFFVFVGDGKERTRSEALTATLNLKNVKFVGGLPKSEMADVLAAADVTIATLQNIPMFTTTYPNKVFDYLAAGKPIIFNIDGVIREVVEKADAGLFVPPGDSDALAKAILTLEHKQGELTEMGQRGKQYVAKNFNRNDHAKAFLALLNKLAQRRT
- a CDS encoding sugar transferase, with product MKRAFDIIVSLVALIVLAPFILLLAACVTYKIGAPVLFAQDRPGYKGKIFRMYKFRTMTNERDASGALLPDAQRMTPIGRFLRSTSLDELPELWNVLKGEMSLVGPRPLLAQYLAYYSSEQARRHNVKPGITGWAQVNGRNAITWEEKFKLDTWYVDHQSLALDIKILWMTIVKVFNRDGISAVGHETMPLFTGSHYD
- a CDS encoding acyltransferase — protein: MTDLPWWRLFDLVKGVLRSFIWFRKASLKHISAIHSGARIKEWKGSVMLGHKCELHERVMISATGTPEKKALVQIGNQTTIWYNTVISARHEIIIGDNCAISWNCTIIDDDMHTIVYPSNYTPKERGNFVHLGNRVWLGANVTVLKGVTIADDVIVAAGSVVTKDLASKWIYAGNPAKPIAQVETWY
- a CDS encoding acetyltransferase, which encodes MTKLVIIGAGGHGKEVADILLAQHKESTTTVVAGFIDEDPAKYGAYINGLQVLGNTNWLFTQPIHAYKVVVAIGNLQVLKKVVTEIKQHGIALTTAISPDALVSPSAQVGDGSILFPHTSIGANVQIGECVTLNVGTSVSHDSIIGKYTGLNPGVRCAGSVQIGEGAYIGIGTSIIQGRKIGSWSTIGAGAVVIRDIPDHVTAVGIPAKVIKSNK
- a CDS encoding DegT/DnrJ/EryC1/StrS aminotransferase family protein, yielding MDKIRTTPLAPWPHFDQDEINAVMRVLQSGKVNYWTGQECKQFEKEFAAYVGTQYAIAVANGTNTIELALHALRIPRGAEMILTSRTFMASASAAAIRGIKPVFADIDPITQNVTAETIRKVITPNTKVIMAVHLGGWPCPMDEIMGLAKEFNLKVIEDCAQAHGASYKGIKVGAWGHINSFSFCQDKIMTTGGEGGMITTDDKELWERAWAYKDHGKNYDTVYHKQHPPGFRWLHESFGTNMRMTEMQGAIGRIQLRKLDEWVAKRRANADILNRTFENIKGLKVTIPPSDVFHSYYKYYVFLDLSLLKNDWNRERIMQEVGALGIPCFSGSCSEIYLEKAFERCALQPLERLPVAKNLGETSLMFMVHPTMSKEEVEQTALALKIVMAQAVA